The following proteins are co-located in the Papaver somniferum cultivar HN1 unplaced genomic scaffold, ASM357369v1 unplaced-scaffold_128, whole genome shotgun sequence genome:
- the LOC113332116 gene encoding uncharacterized protein LOC113332116, whose translation MALWEKENFGFVDGSLTKPTSTNDLHAWERCNDLVGSWILKSVIPEIKASIMYNDDAQAIWKDLRDRFSHTNAPKIFQLKKVIMSLRQDALTVSEYYTQLKALWDELSSLTPIEPCIHSNGKSMVSKLHKDRVMEFLQGFHDRFSSIRSQILLMDPFHAIVKIYSLVRKEENQQELNFSSVPAIKSAALHVGKQDRSPTVQQNIRHPPTDKGRPFCGHYNKVGHARATCYKLHEYPSRDSRQRDNQATFVVVQDGDPQHGSQVLAQTITHEQYNRRRLLNLHLVRQAMK comes from the coding sequence ATGGCTTTATGGGAGAAAGAAAATTTCGGGTTCGTTGATGGATCTCTTACCAAACCAACTTCCACTAACGACTTGCACGCTTGGGAAAGATGTAACGACTTGGTCGGCAGTTGGATTCTGAAATCGGTGATACCAGAAATCAAGGCTAGTATCATGTATAATGATGATGCTCAAGCTATTTGGAAAGATTTGCGAGATCGATTTTCGCACACAAATGCTCCCAAAATATTTCAGCTCAAAAAGGTCATCATGTCTCTAAGACAAGATGCTCTAACCGTCTCTGAATATTACACTCAGTTGAAAGCTCTGTGGGATGAACTTAGTTCGCTCACTCCTATTGAACCATGTATCCATAGTAACGGAAAGTCTATGGTAAGTAAACTTCATAAAGATCGAGTCATGGAATTTTTACAAGGTTTCCATGACCGTTTTTCATCCATTCGTAGTCAGATCTTATTGATGGACCCTTTCCATGCTATTGTCAAGATATATTCTCTAGTTCGTAAGGAAGAGAATCAGCAGGAACTCAACTTTTCTTCTGTTCCTGCAATCAAATCAGCAGCTCTCCATGTTGGGAAACAAGACCGTAGCCCTACTGTACAACAAAATATTCGTCATCCTCCAACTGATAAAGGGCGTCCATTCTGCGGTCATTATAACAAAGTTGGACACGCTAGAGCTACTTGTTATAAGCTACATGAATATCCATCACGGGACTCACGCCAAAGGGATAATCAAGCTACTTTTGTTGTTGTGCAAGATGGTGATCCACAACATGGATCTCAAGTTCTCGCACAAACTATCACTCATGAACAGTACAATCGACGACGCTTGTTGAACCTTCATCTGGTCCGTCAAGCCATGAAATAA